A genome region from Cutaneotrichosporon cavernicola HIS019 DNA, chromosome: 5 includes the following:
- a CDS encoding uncharacterized protein (Cation efflux family): MSSPNTVKGGGFHSHPYTTSLGYTNPRAQRVATLPPTPGVEEEPTPHHEPHTFVRHRARRGMSVERMQSIISSKERSVTDFVGVPISPEEIKQQPRKLRKYYENLETIHDGYEEVDGLLSGELPSIIVSSFFNETVSGDSEPQRSKSYASLGGFGSGQGSRATSPHPNWNLRSLRHWGPIDEGMMQANGDEETATERTPLVVGAREEERERVVKLAINVNTAVNFVLVGAKIVAVLYSSSISLIASLVDSALDLLSTLIIVGTNWAIGVPTDRHLYPAGKRRFEPLGVLIFSVVMIVSFIQVFIESLQRLNRALRGDEPPVDLNIIGVATMLATIGVKAVLWMWCSNIPSSSVQALAQDAENDVWLNAISLSFPYIGHKLGSNLLDPIGGLCLSAYIIIEWIKTLLQNFANLSGKRASSDQYTRVLYMVSRFNPVLEISEVEVYHIGDYPVHVGKVRLRKSDPADRSLDGVLRAYVHTDYSSSNPSQHTSRRKDGANPVPLRAPSPDEDSPSISGSATPRASTGFPFPQRGREVLRK; encoded by the exons ATGTCGTCCCCGAACACGGTAAAGGGCGGCGGATTCCACTCGCACCCCTATACCACTTCTCTCGGGTACACAAACCCAAGGgcccagcgcgtcgcgacCTTGCCTCCAACCcctggcgtcgaggaggagccaACCCCTCACCATGAGCCCCACACTTTCGTCCGCCACCGGGCCCGGAGAGGCATGTCGGTCGAACGCATGCAATC AATCATCTCATCCAAAGAGCGTAGCGTGACCGACTTTGTGGGCGTGCCCATTTCGCCAGAAGAAATCAAGCAACAGCCCAGGAAG ctcCGTAAATACTATGAAAACCTCGAGACGATCCACGACGGCTacgaggaggtggacgGGCTGCTCTCCGGCGAGTTGCCGTCGATCATCGTCAGCTCGTTCTTCAACGAAACTGTGTCTGGCGACTCGGAGCCGCAACGCTCAAAGTCATACGCATCGCTTGGCGGGTTTGGGTCGGGCCAAGgatcgcgcgcgacgtcaCCTCACCCTAACTGGAATCTGCGATCGCTCAGGCACTGGGGCCCAATTGATGAGGGCATGATGCAAGCGaatggggatgaggagacCGCGACCGAGCGGACgcccctcgtcgtcggggcgagggaagaggagcgagagcgcgtggtcaagctcgccaTAAATG tcAACACAGCCGTCAACTTCGTCCTTGTCGGTGCAAAGATTGTTGCAGTCCTCTAttcgtcctcgatctcgctcATTGCGTCGCTTGTCGACTCGGCACTGGATCTGCTGTCCACGTTGATCATTGTCGGAACGAACTGGGCCATCGGTGTGCCAACAGACCGCCACTTG TACCCCGCTGGGAAAAGGCGATTTGAGCCTCTTGGTGTG CTTATCTTCTCTGTCGTCATGATCGTCTCGTTCATCCAGGTCTTCATCGAGTCCCTGCAACGCTTGAACCGCGCACTCCGCGGTGACGAGCCGCCCGTAGACCTCAACATTATCGGTGTCGCCACAATGTTGGCCACCATCGGGGTCAAGGCCGTCCT CTGGATGTGGTGCTCGAATATCCCTTCATCGTCCGTGCAAGCCCTGGCGCAGGACGCGGAGAACGATGTTTGGTTAAATGCCATCTCGCTGTCCTTTCCC TACATTGGACACAAGCTTGGATCCAACTTGCTCGATCCCATCGGCGGTCTGTGCCTCTCGGCGTACATCATCATTGAGTGGATCAAGACATTGCTCCAAAATTTTGCGAACT TGTCAGGCAAACGGGCCTCGTCAGACCAGTACACACGTGTGCTGTACATGGTGTCGCGCTTCAACCCCGTGCTGGAGATCTCAGAAGTCGAGGTGTACCACATTGG AGACTATCCA GTGCATGTTGGAAAAGTGAGGCTAAGGAAATCGGACCCTGCTGACCGcagcctcgacggcgtgctCCGTGCCTATGTCCA CACCGACTACTCATCATCCAATCC GTCCCAACACACGTCCCGCCGGAAGGATGGCGCCAATCCGGTTCCGCTCCGAGCACCATCGCCAGATGAAGATTCGCCATCCATATCGGGATCCGCGACTCCTAGAGCCTCAACCGGCTTCCCCTTCCCGCAGCGAGGTCGCGAGGTTTTGCGCAAATGA
- a CDS encoding uncharacterized protein (Protein tyrosine kinase) has protein sequence MGTTRRVTRQRDTDAMAHSVAADPQDKHRRTNTNRQSASGIYSMNDKELIALFRFGERIGYGNWGQVFEAVPSDTDSGIGADSAIRSGLASGGRVAIKMVERATNPAAAHCIRALWGEMKIIRGLRHEQHPSIIHFEAFLITPSYAAVVMPLHRSPMPLPLPFNTALRYFRQLASAVAYLHERGITHNDIKPANVVISYSDVPVLVDFGFAQHHKADDAKRFLSTASWGTPEYLDPLRVMGQPHDERKSDVWSLGVTMYEALVGRTPFEISEDEVFETQEELDEYLSRSRSGKWYGEYHIGDDHLERILQHMLYPDPAYRLPAVEIYTAISNIIEQYDKSSIATPSFARSDSFDLEFSVTERSAQRVERERAAEKDKHTERRLKTAQSEVLRRSALGDRKQMASASVLRPAKQLRSRSPDENVFVEAPPVPAPATKLRPRWRDELKRDDRKAPRVVSSEARPLRPNTAASAYKAATPSPPKKMQTRDEALAATLRSLQANSRQGSPVNTPSPRRERERERPSSAAADYARAYRERPRPVDSPHRVMDGSPRRVESMRERPASRLTRLADVAECEVLASSAYPLTPELNRGPTTPKIQISPSRTAPRLDVDIAPATFSPLRPTEPLVSKYRGPPATSSPNRKAKQSTAPSELAPAGNALHDLERLAEWAKRVELYVEQAKRAMAEGRPVPTMTLPDLEALAGAHATHSMIQAPVRRESLQQKTEVRVETRRLEPTREALEVPMSSLSSRSTASTTLQTPHATVTTLPQPKEKEHKSSLSKAASQTLKRHPVSQVFRRWGGDRGVLSPERPRIAVRKSEPHLDRRPIPSFQQQEVLETEGEPERFTPSRMGKPASSMSLREAVKAGLGMDRDKTIPRRFGTSPNAEGRKSKESTKKEEKNERRLSLFKLFKGKK, from the exons ATGGGGACCACGCGGCGCGTGACTCGCCAGCGTGACACTGATGCCATGGCGCACAGCGTGGCGGCCGATCCGCAGGACAAACACCGGCGCACAAACACAAACAGGCAGTCGGCGAGCGGCATCTACTCGATGAACGACAAGGAGCTCATCGCCCTCTTCCGCTTTGGCGAGCGCATTGGGTATGGAAATTGGGGACAAGTGTTTGAGGCCGTGCCGTCGGACACGGACAGTGGCATTGGCGCTGACTCGGCGATCCGCAGCGGCCTCGCGAGCGGTGGGCGAGTCGCCATCAAGATGGTTGAGCGTGCTACGAATCCT gccgccgcgcactGCATTCGCGCGCTATGGGGCGAGATGAAGATTATCCGCGGTCTGCGCCACGAGCAACACCCCAGCATCATCCACTTTGAGGCGTTCCTGATCACGCCGTCCTACGCCGCGGTGGTGATGCCGCTCCACCGCAGCCCAATgcctcttcccctccccttcaATACCGCGCTCAGATACTTCCGCCAGCTGGCTAGCGCCGTCGCGTACCTCCACGAGCGGGGTATTACACACAACGACATCAAACCTGCCAACGTTGTGATCAGCTACAGCGACGTGCCTGTTCTTGTTGACTTTGGCTTCGCACAGCACCACAAGGCAGACGACGCCAAGAGGTTCCTCTCCACCGCGAGCTGGGGCACTCCCGAGTACCTCGACCCGCTGCGCGTCATGGGCCAGCCGCACGATGAGCGGAAGTCGGACGTCTGGAGTCTCGGCGTGACGATGTacgaggcgctggtggGGCGGACGCCGTTCGAGATctcggaggacgaggtgttTGAGACACAGGAGGAACTTGACGAGTACCTCTCCCGCTCGCGATCCGGCAAGTGGTATGGCGAGTACCACATTGGCGACG ACCACCTCGAGCGTATCCTCCAGCACATGCTGTACCCAGACCCGGCGTACCGCCTGCCGGCCGTCGAGATCTACACGGCCATCTCCAACATCATCGAACAGTACGACAAGAGCTCCATCGCGACACCCAGCTTTGCGCGCTCTGACAGCTTCGACCTCGAGTTCAGTGTCACAGAGCGCTCGGCACAGCGGGTCGAACGGGAGCGTGCTGCTGAGAAGGACAAGCACACGGAGCGCCGCCTCAAGACGGCGCAGAGCGAGGTGCTCCGCCGCTCTGCCCTGGGAGACCGGAAGCagatggcgagcgcgagcgtcCTCCGTCCAGCGAAGCAGTTACGCTCCCGCTCGCCCGACGAGAACGTCTTTGTCGAGGCACCGCCCGTCCCGGCACCGGCGACCAAGCTTCGTCCACGCTGGCGTGATGAACTGAAGCGCGATGACCGCAAAGCCCCGCGTGTTGTCAGCAGTGAGGCGCGCCCTCTCCGGCCAAACACTGCTGCAAGTGCATACAAGGCCGCCActccgtcgccgcccaagAAGATGCAGACGCGTGACGAGGCACTTGCAGCCACTCTCCGCTCTCTCCAGGCCAACTCGCGTCAGGGTTCGCCCGTAAACACCCCCTCACCGcggcgggagcgggagcgtgAGCGCCCATcttccgccgccgccgactATGCGAGAGCGTACCGCGAGCGCCCACGGCCGGTTGATTCACCCCATCGTGTAATGGACGGGTCTCCCCGTCGTGTCGAGAGTATGCGCGAGCGCCCAGCATCTCGACTTACCAGGCttgccgacgtcgctgaGTGCGAGGTACTCGCGAGCAGCGCGTACCCTCTCACCCCTGAACTGAACCGAGGCCCAACAACGCCCAAGATCCAGATCTCCCCCTCTAGAACCGCACCacgcctcgacgtcgataTTGCTCCTGCCACCTTCTCGCCCCTCCGTCCGACCGAACCCCTTGTGTCCAAGTATCGCGGTCCACCTGCCACTTCCTCCCCAAACCGCAAGG CCAAACAGAGCACGGCACCGAGTGAGCTCGCGCCAGCCGGTAATGCTctgcacgacctcgagcgcctggcTGAGTGGGCGAAGCGGGTTGAGC TGTATGTGGAGCAGGCGAAGCGGGCGATGGCGGAGGGCCGCCCCGTGCCGACGATGACGCTGCCagacctcgaggcgctcgcgggCGCCCATGCTACCCACTCCATGATCCAGGCGCCGGTGCGCCGGGAGAGTCTGCAGCAGAAGACAGAAGTCCGCGTTGAGACTCGCAGGCTGGAGCCCACGCGCGAGGCACTCGAAGTCCCCATGTCGTCGCTCAGCTCACGCAGTACGGCGAGCACCACGCTGCAGACGCCGCATGCGACTGTCACGACCCTTCCGCAGCcaaaggagaaggagcacAAGAGTTCGCTGTCCAAGGCGGCGTCGCAGACGCTCAAGCGCCACCCTGTTAGCCAGGTGTTCCGGCGGTGGGGCGGAGACCGCGGGGTGTTGTCGC CGGAGCGGCCTCGTATTGCTGTGCGCAAGAGCGAGCCGCATCTCGATCGGCGGcccatcccctccttccAACAGCAGGAGGTGCTCGagaccgagggcgagccGGAGCGCTTCACGCCCTCCCGCATGGGCAAGCCTGCGAGCAGCATGAGCCTCCGTGAAGCCGTTAAGGCAGGCCTGGGGATGGACCGAGACAAGACCATTCCTCGCCGCTTCGGAACCAGCCCCAATGCCGAGGGCCGAAAGAGCAAGGAGAGTaccaagaaggaggagaagaacgaGAGGAGATTAAGCCTGTTCAAGCTcttcaagggcaagaagtAA
- the CDC123 gene encoding uncharacterized protein (D123), which produces MPVPTSTAPPPLFPTLTRSEVDAARTSAWYDTFEDLTTPATVINIDALDERAAFLEWIESDSIFIPEDAGAEPSHEDAPKYHLPALNKAIRAAIDKYGAVFPKLNWTSPRDAAFILPQGHGPLHSTSPHDIYLLLKSSDFVQHDLDPISAYEGVPAADIPSEVSIELVLKKFTEMNPSQEVRCFVRDDILLGITQRDTNFYEHYQGADEQAALVSRVREFYEDEICENYAGGANYVFDLYLADSGRITVTDFQPYRGSTDPLLFSYEELNELLASARASPSTSDEAEAGAERLPELRVIDSRAHPAANTGPAFGANMLPVEAVQMSEGQTASDFALAWQEAMAQGMGRRMDELSDDEPDLKGSL; this is translated from the exons ATGCCTGTACCTACTTCAACAGCGCCTCCGCCCCTCTTCCCGACCCTCACCCGgtccgaggtcgacgccgcgcgcacgAGCGCGTGGTACGACACCTTCGAGGACCTCACCACCCCTGCCACCGTCATCAACATCGATGCGCTggacgagcgcgctgcCTTCCTCGAG tggATCGAGTCAGACTCAATCTTCATCCCCGAAGACGCGGGCGCTGAGCCAAGCCACGAAGATGCGCCAAAGTACCATCTCCCCGCGCTGAACAAGGCGATTCGCGCCGCCATCGATAAGTATGGCGCCGTGTTCCCGAAGCTGAACTGGACTAGTCCAAGA GACGCCGCCTTCATCCTCCCCCAGGGCCACGGGCCGCTGcactcaacctcgccgcaCGACATCTATCTCCTACTCAAGTCCTCTGACTTTGTGcagcacgacctcgaccccaTAAGCGCGTACGAAGGCGTTCCCGCCGCCGATATCCCTTCCGAAGTATCGATCGAGCTCGTGCTCAAGAAGTTCACCGAGATGAACCCGAGCCAGGAAGTGCGGTGCTTTGTGCGCGACGACATTCTGTTGG GTATCACGCAGAGAGACACCAACTTCTACGAGCACTACCAGGGTGCGGACGAGCAGGCGGCGCTCGTCTCTCGCGTCCGCGAGTTCTACGAGGACGAAATCTGCGAGAACTATGCTGGCGGGGCGAACT acgTCTTCGACCTGTACCTCGCAGACAGCGGGAGGATCACCGTCACCGACTTCCAGCCGTACCGTGGGTCTACGGACCCGTTGCTCTTCTCGTACGAGGAACTCAACGAGTTGCTAGCGAGTGCGAGAGCCTCCCCATCCACAAGCgatgaggctgaggccGGAGCGGAGCGTCTCCCAGAGCTCCGCGTCATCGACTCGCGCGCACACCCCGCTGCCAACACCGGCCCCGCATTTGGTGCAAACATGCTCCCAGTCGAGGCGGTGCAGATGAGCGAGGGGCAAACGGCGAGCGATTTTGCTTTGGCGTGGCAGGAGGCCATGGCGCAGGGCATGGGACGCCGGATGGACGAGTTatccgacgacgagcctgACCTCAAGGGGTCTTTGTGA
- a CDS encoding uncharacterized protein (Domain of unknown function (DUF3337)), producing MVGVQEPNKRRVSYIIPAPDYEPDILELPGFGAAPGGDARSFPYIRPKGGASNGAAQFASRNPFANPPSLQLPKETRHPQHRLGISALALDTSTVVSGTNAPGGILYTGGRDGLVASWETHVPHMRRRGRRYRPVPGRGTGGRVRWERLGDGGPDWEDDDGDDDGGDDTSSEDDEGTPDVTGGPRKRKDLAYEDRWEVDHAAMSRHAPPPTTFRESVQTHTDWVNAMVLCNRNQTVITASSDRTIRAWSPHDCDDDTVPALIGHHTDYVRSLAFARHPGVLFSGALDRDISVWDIASPKPNEPVLKVRLSEADDHGGSGLEGEWGSIYALGVDPAGHSLAAGTPERVVRLWDPRAGERSVTKLVGHSECVRAILFSDDGRYMLTGSSDTTIKLWSVGEHRCLHTFNHHTSSVWSLFSNHPNLERFYSGSRDGHLCVVDVEQCGDMSEGECLVLAREGQPGVPGHYESKTGDEAIRSICAMDDEYVWTATSSSDVHCWRDVGRRVNRLDADHDGASYHQDFGDGADEPLVSAHLDTGFEPTSIMDPNPLRNKRLSIDDTPETLMRTDSRDSRTIAFAPSPLPRPESGSPTFVGTSPPASPGVSSGGLRDRPNPSGYRRSTLSGASIPNSILSEDDEDNVQLHGLPYESLVCLGLPDSPYSFGLSSHAGMSAASLASGRGPEEPEVMMRDRSINPRDLARRAFEDREVTSEAKPYRRKPIEVIKGTPGLIRSLCLNDRVHALTLDTRGEIAVWHLIRGECLGRFAAEDVAEALTLERGVTNVPQEIKLHPQEVLELVQRRIEGKNSVLPWCQLDTKVGQITVHLEGDRVFAAEILAEEIGIDERDLEDTSAVNIGKLTLANLFRGLIKAEQDDIASTSPTSMTSSLPGVGRSPQATTHIPMKSPRHRQRALSNASLGGGITPSINIAGLTTRAQTPAIRPEGPPLGQSAPAASGWLSLPAAAKAANIPTSSPGMSSPSVANHFTPGSMPASRDYFSLRKDGTNGDKTPSTPSSSTPATNEKDKSSSGLLKKGFKGFGKKKAVEASPMATVTESKREEKTEEVSKLSDRDRQQLLFLDMVRSRPFGPPSATDAPALLIPTSTRVIISEQAHADGAYIVTYRSTVGSTERDIEPLELNSPFWLLNFLFTSATPEERRPPKIPLILLPEGASRDSGKGLKVQASRTARVRGVLEHLHGVLAREEGRDRAMSAASAMSGVADVPARRPEDTLELWCGQHLADPEMKVATLKQYYWRGGPDMVLHYRRKS from the exons ATGGTGGGCGTCCAAGAGCCCAACAAGCGCCGCGTCTCCTACATCATCCCCGCCCCAGACTATGAACCCGACATTCTGGAGCTACCCGGTTTCGGCGCCGCTCCGGGTGGCGATGCTCGCTCCTTCCCTTATATCCGTCCGAAAGGCGGTGCGAGTAACGGTGCCGCCCAGTTCGCCAGTAGAAACCCATTTGCGAACCCACCTTCCCTGCAGCTGCCGAAGGAGACACGGCACCCGCAGCACAGGCTGGGCATCTCGgctctcgcgctcgacacgTCCACCGTTGTTAGCGGGACAAACGCACCGGGCGGCATCCTGTACACTGGCGGGCGTGATGGACTCGTCGCGAGTTGGGAGACCCATGTACCACACATGCGTCGACGCGGAAGGCGATACCGCCCCGTGCCAGGACGGGGGACCGGTGGTCGCGTGCGGTGGGAGAGGCTCGGTGACGGAGGCCCCGACtgggaggacgacgacggcgacgacgacgggggCGATGATACCTCGtctgaggacgacgaggggaCCCCGGACGTAACGGGCGGCCCCAGGAAGCGCAAGGATTTGGCGTATGAGGACCGGTGGGAGGTTGACCACGCCGCCATGTCACGCCAC gcgccgccaccaacgACGTTCCGCGAGAGCGTGCAGACGCACACGGACTGGGTGAATGCCATGGTTCTCTGCAACAGGAACCAGACGGTCATCACTGCTTCCTCTGATCGCACTATTCGTGCATGGAGTCCGCACGACTGTGACGACGACACAGTTCCCGCGCTTATCGGGCACCACACCGACTATGTGCGTTCATTGGCGTTCGCACGTCACCCTGGTGTACTATTCTCGGGCGCCCTCGATCGGGACATCTCGGTGTGGGACATTGCCAGCCCCAAACCTAACGAGCCCGTACTCAAGGTACGGCTGAGCGAAGCCGACGACCACGGTGGTTCCGGCCTCGAAGGCGAGTGGGGTAGTATCTACGCACTGGGTGTTG ACCCAGCTGGTCACTCTTTAGCAGCCGGCACGCCTGAGCGAGTGGTTCGATTGTGGGACccgcgcgccggcgagcgctccgtcaccaagctcgtcggccacAGTGAATGCGTCCGCGCCATCCTCTTCAGCGACGACGGACGTTACATGCTGACCGGAAGCTCGGACACGACTATCAA GCTCTGGTCCGTCGGCGAGCACCGCTGTTTGCATACGTTCAACCACCACACATCGTCGGTATGGTCGCTCTTCTCGAACCATcccaacctcgagcgctTCTACTCGGGCTCACGCGATGGGCACCTCTGCGTCGTTGATGTGGAGCAGTGCGGCGACATGTCCGAGGGCGAATGTCTTGTGCTTGCAAGAGAGGGACAGCCCGGTGTGCCAGGCCACTACGAGAGCAAgacgggcgacgaggcgatcCGCTCCATCTGTGCAATGGACGACGAATACGTCTGGaccgcgacgtcgagctcggacgTTCACTGCTGGCGTGACGTTGGGCGCCGCGTAAACCGTCTTGACGCGGACCATGACGGCGCGTCGTATCACCAAGACTTCGGTGATGGGGCCGACGAACCGCTCGTCTCGGCGCACCTCGACACTGGCTTCGAGCCGACGTCGATCATGGACCCGAACCCGCTGCGCAACAAGCGGCTGTCGATCGATGACACGCCCGAGACGCTCATGCGGACAGACAGCCGCGACTCGAGAACGATCGCGTTCGCACCATCTCCACTCCCTCGTCCCGAGAGTGGGAGCCCGACCTTCGTCGGAACGTCGCCACCTGCATCGCCAGGGGTTTCCTCTGGCGGGTTGCGCGACCGCCCGAACCCCTCCGGCTACCGCCGCTCGACGCTGTCAGGCGCAAGCATCCCGAACTCTATTCTGtcggaggacgacgaggacaacgTACAGCTCCACGGCCTGCCATACGAGAGTCTGGTGTGTCTCGGCCTTCCAGACTCGCCGTACTCGTTTGGGCTGTCGTCTCACGCGGGcatgtcggcggcgtcgctgGCATCAGGGCGCGGGCCTGAGGAGCCTGAGGTGATGATGCGCGATCGCTCTATTAACCCGCGTGACCTTGCCAGACGTGCGTTCGAGGACCGTGAGGTCACAAGCGAGGCGAAGCCGTACCGCCGCAAGCCGATCGAGGTGATCAAGGGTACACCAGGTCTGATCCGGAGCCTGTGCCTCAATGATCGCGTCCATGCCCTCACGCTCGACACTCGCGGTGAGATAGCGGTGTGGCACCTCATTCGCGGCGAGTGTCTTGGTCGTTTCGCAGCAGAGGATGTAGCCGAGGCACTCACGCTCGAGCGTGGTGTAACAAACGTTCCGCAGGAGATCAAGCTGCACCCGCAGGAAGTTCTCGAGCTGGTGCAACGGCGTATCGAGGGCAAGAACAGCGTGTTACCGTGGTGCCAGCTCGACACCAAGGTCGGCCAGATCACGGTGCACCTGGAGGGTGACCGTGTGTTCGCCGCCGAGATCTtggccgaggagatcggcatcgacgagcgcgacctcgaggacacgAGCGCGGTTAATATTGGCAAGCTCACATTAGCCAACCTCTTCAGAGGGTTAATCAAGGCTGAGCAGGATGACATTGCTagcacctcgccgacgagcatgacctcgtcgttgccTGGCGTAGGCCGGAGTCCGCAGGCAACCACACACATTCCCATGAAGTCGCCGCGACACCGGCAGCGCGCCCTCAGCAACGCGTCACTCGGCGGTGGCATCACGCCGAGTATCAACATTGCTGGCCTGACTACGCGAGCTCAGACGCCTGCGATTCGGCCAGAGGGTCCGCCCCTCGGACAGAGCGCGCCGGCTGCGAGTGGATGGCTGTCCCTTCCAGCGGCAGCGAAGGCGGCGAATATTCCCACATCTTCACCAGGGATGAGTTCGCCCAGCGTGGCTAACCACTTCACACCGGGGAGCATGCCCGCGAGCCGCGACTATTTCTCGCTCCGGAAGGACGGGACCAACGGGGACAAGACGCCGTCGACTCCGTCATCGTCGACACCAGCCACCAACGAGAAGGACAAGAGCTCGAGCGGCCTACTCAAGAAGGGCTTCAAGGGGTTcgggaagaagaaggctgTCGAGGCGTCACCGATGGCGACTGTTACCGAGagcaagcgcgaggagaagacggaAGAGGTGTCCAAGCTCTCGGACCGCGATCGGCAGCAGCTCCTGTTCCTCGACATGGTACGGTCGCGCCCCTTCGGGCCGCCGTCAGCAACAGACGCGCCAGCGCTGCTCATCCCGACGAGCACCCGTGTCATCATTTCGGAGCAGGCGCATGCGGACGGCGCGTACATTGTGACTTACCGCTCAACGGTGGGAAGCACAGAGAGGGACATCGAGCccctcgagctcaactCGCCGTTCTGGCTCTTAAACTTCCTCTtcacgagcgcgacgcccgAGGAGCGGCGTCCGCCCAAGATTCCACTCATTTTACTTCCCGAgggcgcgtcgcgcgaTTCGGGCAAGGGCCTCAAGGTGCAGGCGTCGCGCACCGCGCGCGTGCGTGGCGTCCTGGAACACCTGCACGGtgtcctcgcgcgcgaggagggccgcgatcgcgccatgtcggccgcgagcgcgatgagTGGCGTTGCCGATGTGCCCGCGCGGCGACCGGAGGACACGCTCGAGCTGTGGTGCGGACAGCATCTCGCTGACCCGGAGATGAAGGTCGCGACGCTCAAGCAGTACTACTGGCGCGGAGGCCCGGACATGGTCCTCCATTACCGGCGCAAGTCATAG